A segment of the Camelus bactrianus isolate YW-2024 breed Bactrian camel chromosome 22, ASM4877302v1, whole genome shotgun sequence genome:
TGGCAGCCCTGGCTCCAATTAGGGAAGGAATCCTAGAGGAAAAGGAACGAGCTGGCCAGGTCTCTGGACCTGAGTGAGCTGCAAGCACATACCCAAGCCAGCTCTCCCATGAGTGAGGCTCTGAGGCCATGTGgccacatatgtgcacacacagggTCCAAGTGGCCCCATGAGACAAAATCACACATGCCATTCTGCACACACAAGTTGAACATGTGCACACCAAGTTCTTGAACAGAAGGCAGGAGCCAGGTCCTGGCTCCCCAGGCTGACCTAAGCTGGCACAGGCGTCCACAAGCAGTCTACGTGCTCCTCTGCCTGCCGGGTGAGCCAGCTGACATATCTGGGGTCATTTTACTCTTTTCCCTCAATCAGGCGTCACACGTATGCTGGCTCATCTGCTCATAGGGTGTTCCCGCAGGTGGGTTACACTCTTGCTTCCTCTCCCAGATGCTCCATCGCACTGTTGCCGGTTAGGTCCAGGGGATTGGGAGGACTCTTGGCATGACCCTGAAGAGCAGAAAGGGGTTTTGAGAGCCAAGCATCAGTGTCCAAGATCTCAGCTGATATGAGTGGGAAGAACCCAGGTTTTGGATTCAGACTCAACAGGCTTTTAACCACAACCTCCGTcccagctgtgtgcccttggtcAAGTCTTTTCTCCCTCTGACTTCCgggtcctcatctgtgaaatgggatgatAATGCCCTCCCTCATGAGATTGTTATGGAGTCTAGATGCTAAAATGAGCCTGAGACTGCTGGGTCCAGGGCTGAGCACACAGCGGAAGAGTGATGGAGCTGGGTTCCAGTGGGAGATGGGAGGCAAGGAAGTGGGGCCCCAGTCCTGGGCTGCCTTTTGGAGAAGTGGCTGGAGGATACCGAGGCTTCCTGGAGAGCCAAGAAAAGCCTAGCAGAACTATGAGCAGCAGAGCCTCTGGAAATGGGATCTCAGCAGATCTTAAACCCAGGGCTCAGCCACCTCTTCTAGATATAACTACATCCTCTCCCCCATTTCACGggttaggaaactgaggcccagagtgtgGGAAAACTCACCCAAAGTCATGTGTCAATGACGAAGCTAGAGCTTGACCCCAAATCTTTCTAACCCTCTGGCCAGGCTCTCTGTCCTTACCCTGGACCTGATCCCACATCAGAGAATTGTGAGCTGAAAACTCAGAAGCCAGCCTCTTCCGGGGGGCTTTCAGAAGGAGCATGTGGCCAGCTGGGCCATGCCTGCTTCTCGGAACCCCAATTTCTTCCTCTGGAAAATAAGAACACAACACCTGCCTGGAAAGCGTACGGGATCGGCACATAAGAAGTATAGTAAGGCCTTGATGGGTGCGAGGTCACCGTCCTTGGTATCTAGGTCAAGGGTCAAAACTCAGGTGGCTACAGGCCAGGTAGATACGGTGCATGAGGGGCTGGCTGTAAGAAAAACAATGGTGCAAATCAGTGACCAGTGGCAGTGGGCAGTCAACCTCAGCGTCCCGACACCACAGGGAGGGGTGGAGATGGTGGCTAACTGGAGGGTATACCCCCATCTACGGAGGCAGCCACTGCTTGGCTCCAGCTGACCGCTGCCATGCAGAAAGCACACTCAGATTGCTAAATTTTAGTTTTCCAAGAGAAGCTAGAAATCTGATTTTCACATGAAatcttctactttttaaaatgttgattacttaattcctttaaaaatttttttctaagcacTCTGAGTTAATCGAGCGCGTCCATGGGCGAGGTTTCGCCAGTTTGTGCCTGTGCTGctggccctccctccccagccccctcctgggAGCACAGCTGGGCTCTGACAGGCTGAGTAGATAAAAACAGGCCTTccatgcacacagcccagcccTAAAGTAGCAGAGCCGCGCACACCCCTTATCTTCTTTAATTCTCACTTTAGCCCAGAAGGAGCAGAGGGTGGGTCTGTCAGGGTCCCCAGTGAGGAGAagggacttgcctgaggtcacagctgGTCAGAGGGTGTTGTCCTGACTTCCTGTCCACGCTTCACCTGGGGGAAGGGAGCCTGTTGGAGGGCCTAGTGTGAGAGGACCCCCTGCTGGGCTACCTAAGGGGAAAGGAAGGCTGGTGAGGACTCAGAgcacccctcctccagcccttgcTGACTCTTTCCAGCTCCAGCCCGAGCTCCCTGTACTCCTATCATTATTATACTGAGGAAAACCAGACCCAAAGAATTCCAGCAGACCTCTCCTGTGTTTCAAGCCTGTCTCCCAGCTGCCTCCTGGACACCCCCTGATAAGTCCCACAGGCCCCCCCAGTTCAGCTTCCCAAAACCCAGTGCCCCACCATCTTCTGCAGAACTTCCCCTCCCCGCCGTGTCCCCATTGTGGTGATAACAGTCATCCCCCACAAGTCCCACAAACCCACAGCTCAGGGGACCCATTGGTGAGCAATATCAATTGAGTCCCCTTCCAGGGACCCAAGGGATAGATGGGGACCCAGAGGTATAATGGGCTACATTTAGAATGGCAGGAGTCTGGTTAGGGGTAGAACAGGAGGCCATGGGAATCCCAAGGAAGCTGATGGGCAaagaaggcttcctgaaggaggaggCATTTCAATTGAGAACTGAAAGTTTAATAAGAGCCAAGCAGGAAGGTGTGTGGAGGCTAAGATGGGAGCGAATGTGAACTCATGGTTGAACCCAaagaggttttgtgtgtgtgcgtgtgtgtgtacctgCTTCGAGGGATGGAGTGCATGATGAACGATAAAGCCCAGCAGGTAAGTAAATACAGGGCTTAAAAGCACATTGTAGAGTTGGACTTGACCCTAAAGGTAACGGAGTCATTACAGATTGCTTTTTGCCCCAGTTTTTAAACAAGTAATATATGTACATAGAACCAAAATTCAAGCATCGCGAAGCGGCGTTCAACAAAATCTCCTCCACCTCCAGATCCCTGGTCTCGCTTCCCAGAGGCAGTCACTGCTGAAAGTTTCATGGGTTTCCTTCCAGAaattttctctttagaaataaacccacagatgtCTGTCTGTCCTTTTCCTTGCCTACACGCATGGGATCCCACTAGCCATGCTGTCccctggcttttttcacttaatttatcTTGGGCATCTTTCCTCATCACTCTGCACGTTCTAACAGCTgcggcagggggaggaggggtccCATGTGTTTGTTCCACATTTCATGAACCCACTTCCTGGTTTTTCTTCTCATCACCAGCCGCATTCTCACGCACCCTCAGTCTGTCTTCAAGACCATCCCTTGGAGGTGGGCTCGCTGACCCAAGTGCTGTATGCATTGTAAACTTTGATAGGAATTGATAAATGTCCTCCCAAAAGGGCTACAACCAATTTACTCCCCCGACAAGAGCAAGGAGGGTTTTGAGTCAAGGAGTGGCATGGTTGGACTGACATCGTAGAAAggtcattcagtcattcatttaacaaataggagggtatagctcagtggtagagtgcgtgcttagcatgcatgaggtcctaggttcaatccccagtccctccattaaaaaatataataaacaaatatttattgggagaCACTTGCTTACTACGTGCCAGTCATTGTTCTGGACCCTGAGAAAACATCAAGTAAACACAGCAAAGTCCCCACCCTCCTGGAGCTGGTATTCTAATGGGAGAGACAAGTCATGAGCAATAAACAAACATGTAATTCGGTGGATGGGAACAGGTACAATGAAGAAAAACTGAGCAGGGCAAGGGGGATGGAGAGCACCAGCCAGTGCTGGGAAGGAGGCTGTTTTATACAGGATGGGTCAGGGAAAGCTTCCAGGAGCAGACCATGTGGATATTAGGAAGAAAGGCAtatcaggcagaggaaacagccagtgcaaaggccccaaGGCAGCAGGCTCCGAGATCGGCAAGGCAGCCTGGGTGGCTGAAGCAGCATAATCGTGGGAGAGTGGTAGGAGGCAAGGCCCAGAGCTCTGATGGGGccagaaaaatgcaggaacgtgtGGGCCATGATAAGGAGCTTCCTCTTACACTGCGTGAGGTAGGGAGACACTGCCCGGTTCTGAGCAAGGGAGGGACATGATCTGCCTTGGGATTTACTaagatccctctggctgctgtgttgagaataaACTATATGTGGTGAAGGAAAAAGCAGGGATAATCCAGGCAGGAGATGGTGCAGGTTAGTGGCTCAGGGTAGTGGCCAAATTCTGGATGTATTTTGAAGGTTGATCCATTATGTTCTGCTGATGGGGGAGGTGGGATTCAGGGTGTGAGAAAAAAAGGGGGTGCTGGCTGGAGCACCAGCGCTATGGCTTTGGGGAAGATGGAGGGGGAGGTCTAGGGGGAACTGGGAGCTCTGCTGGCTGTGGCTgctgagtgtatatatataatagaacaGAGTTGCTTACAGATCCAGCGGCCTGCCAGACCTTCTCCTCGGATGGCCCCCAGGCACCATGCACTCAGCTTGTCCAAAATACAGCTCCCCCTTTCCCCAGATCTCCTGCCCAGCAACTCCCAACCCTAGCGAGAATCCTGCAGGCCGACCCCACCATCACCCCGTACAGCCAGCTGGTTCCTATCAGTTTCCCTCGGCCCTCTCAGTCCTGCCAACCCTTCATCCCAGAACCTTCGCTGTACAAGCTCTCATCCTGACTATTGCAGAAAAGGggctgggtgaatgaatgaagaacTGGATGAAGGAGAGATTGAATGAATGATTGGCCAGCCTCCTCACAGGCCTTAGCTAGCCCCTCTCCTCCACACCATCCCTGAGCGATCTTTGAAAACACACATTTCAGATCATGTCCTTCCCTCAACTGTAAACCATCCCCATCTCCCCAGGGCCTACACAGATGTAAACTGGTGGCCTCCAGACATATTTTGTttggcttacttttttttttttaatcttgaattaGTTGGGGGTATTTTACACTAAACTTCTGGATTTCCCACTTCTCACTGGTACTACCAGGATGCATTTCTCTAGAGAAGTACTCAGCTGGTGGGGTGGGGCTCCCCCTTTAGAAAGGGCAGTACTCTCCAGTTTGCTGTGGTTCCCACCACTCCCTAATGTCCTGTACCCTACCTGCTTCCCTCAATTAAATTACCTACCCAGCCCCTATGACATCAGAATTCGTAACCCACAGCCTAGAGGACAAAAGCATAACTCCTAGGTAGCATGTTGCATGGGGTGGGCTGACAAGGGAGGGGTGATGATAGATGAAGTTGAAAAATTAGACTGTGGTCAAGTTGTGAAAGGCCTTGAATGCCATTTTAGGAAGACTGACCTCTATCCAGAGGGCCACTGGGAGGAGTGAAGCAGGGGAGTCATGTGGTTGGGTTCATGTTTTTAGCTCAAACTCTGGACAGGAGGGGATCAGGCAGGGCAGAGAAACTGGTGAGAAGGCTGCTGGGAacagggggagagggaagaggcccAGAGAAAGGTTCCTCCCCACTAGGCGTCCTCTGAGTCTgagtttgctctctctgtgtttcagaaCCAGACAGCAGCCTGGGGCCCAAGCATGAAGGCAATTGGGCAGTGCTGAAGACCCAGCCTGGCTCCAGCTGCTTCAAAAGGACTCCAGACCCCCAGAATCCCAGCCCACAACCCTCTGCTGCCCACAAGATGGGAGCCTGGGGGCTGCGAGCCCAGCCATGAGGGACTGCTGCCCCTCCCAGCAAAAGGCCAGCCCTGCAACCCCCAGGCACACCCCTGCCCAAAGCCCAGGCATGGACTCCAGACACAGCAACTCCAGTGGGGCTGGGGAAGTGGCCTCCTGCTCTGAGGGCCCTGGCGGGAGCGTGGCCTACCCCTCCCTGACCTGCATCCCTCCCCAGGAGGCAGCCACCAAGGAGACATTAGGGACACGTGGAGCCTTGATCTCAGGGACACCAGAAACCACCTTCTCTGGGAAGCCAGAGCCTGTGTCCTCAGTGAAAACTGACCCTTCATCCTTGGAGAACAGAAATCCTATGTTCTTAGAGAAGATGGACAGCAAGTCTTCAAAGCAGGCAGATTCCATTTCCACAGGAAAGGAAGATGTTGGGTCCTTGAGGAAGGCAGATCCTATGTTTACAGGAAAGACAGAGCCTCCAATCTTGGGGAAAGGGGATCCTGTGGCTTCTGGAAGGATGGATCCTTTGACCCCAAGAAAGGAAGATCCTGGATCCTTGGAAAAGTCAGATCCTGAGAGCTCTAGCAAGATGGAGACAATGTCCCCATGGAAGGAGGATCCTGTATCCTCGGGCAAAGTGGATCCTGCATTCCCAGGAAAGGAGGAGGCCAGGCATTTGGGGAAAGAGCTTACAGTATCCTCAGAAGAGGTGGTGGGTCCTCCATCTGTGGGAAAGACAGATCTTGTATCCTTGGGAAAGAGAGATCCTGAGCTCTCGGGAGAGGTGGATCCCGTGTCCTTGGAAAACATGGATTCTGCATCTGTAGGAAAAACAGATCTCGGGTCCCTGGGAATGCTGACTCCAGGGTCATCAGGCAAAATTAAGACTGTATCCCCTGGAACGGTGGCTCTGGGGTCGTCAGGAAGAGCAGATCCTACTTGCTTTGAGGCAACAGATCCTGCATTCACAGGAAATGCAGAAATTGTGTCCTCGGCAAAAGAGGACCCTCAGTTCCTGGGAAAGGTGGATCCTGCCGCCTCAGGAAAGCAAGATCTAGTGTCTATGAAAATGACAAAAACTATGTCTGCTGGACAGGTGGATCCCGTGTTTTCGGGAAAGATGGATCCCACATCTTTGGAAAATATGGATACTATGTCTTCAGGCAAGGTGGGTCCAGTTTCTTTGGGAAAGGTGGATCCTGTGTCCTCAGGAAAGCCAGACCCCTTGTCTCCTGGGAAGACAGAACTGATGTTGGTGGGAAAAACAGAAACCGCATCCTCGGGAAAGGAGAACCCAGTGTCCTCCAGGAAGGTGGATCCCATTTCCGTGGGAGATACAAAAACATCATCTGGAAAAGTGAACCCTGAATCTTCAGGAAAGACAGCCCCTGTGTCCTCAGGTCCAGTGGGTCCTCCATCCTCTGTGAAAGCCGAGGCAGTGACTGGGGAAAAAGCAGATCCACTATCTTTGGAAAAGTCAGATCCTGTGGTCTCAGTAAAGGTGGGCTCCACAGCCTCAGAGAAGGCTGATACCCCAGCCTTGGGCAAAGTGGACCCTGTGAGCAAGGAAAAGGCAGAAATTGTTTCCGCTGGAGACATGGACTCCACATCTGCAGGAAAGGTGGCCCCCGCGGCCCTAGGAAAAGCAGTCCCAGCATCCATGGGAGAAGCAGAAGCTGTCCCAGAGGGAAAGGTGGATCCCCTGCCTCCGGAGAAAGGCAATCCTGTGAACTCTACGAAGGTGGATCCCAGGGCCTTGGGGAAAGCAGAACTGAAGTCTGAGGGCAAAGCAGAAACAAAGCCCCCTGCGCAGGAGGGTACTGTGTCCACGTCCCCAGGAAAAGCAGAGGCTAAATCTTTGCAGAACGAGAAGCCACTGACCTTGGAGAAGGGGGGTCCCGTATCGTCAGGAAAAGCAAGCCCTACTGCCTCTGAGAAGGTGGAGCCTGTAGCCCTAGGGAAGACCGACTCTGCACCTCCGATTAAAGCAGAGCCCCCATCCTCGGGGAAAGGGACCCACCTCACTCTGGGGAAAGCGgaggcctcctcctccaggcaggcAGATGGCAAACTCTGCGGCTCAGTTCCATCTCCCGCGGATGGCGGGGGCCACGTGGAGCCAGCGCCACTGCCCAGCTCCGAGGCCTCCAGTCTCGGCCAGAAGGACCCGACGGTGGTTAAGCCCGAGAGAAGCCCGGGTCTGGAGGCTGCAGCGCCCCCGCCGGGACCGCGAACTCGCGACAACTTCACTAAGGCGCCGTCGTGGGAGGCgagcgcccc
Coding sequences within it:
- the GPRIN1 gene encoding G protein-regulated inducer of neurite outgrowth 1; this encodes MECMMNDKAQQQLPTLARILQADPTITPYSQLVPISFPRPSQSCQPFIPEPSLQLGSAEDPAWLQLLQKDSRPPESQPTTLCCPQDGSLGAASPAMRDCCPSQQKASPATPRHTPAQSPGMDSRHSNSSGAGEVASCSEGPGGSVAYPSLTCIPPQEAATKETLGTRGALISGTPETTFSGKPEPVSSVKTDPSSLENRNPMFLEKMDSKSSKQADSISTGKEDVGSLRKADPMFTGKTEPPILGKGDPVASGRMDPLTPRKEDPGSLEKSDPESSSKMETMSPWKEDPVSSGKVDPAFPGKEEARHLGKELTVSSEEVVGPPSVGKTDLVSLGKRDPELSGEVDPVSLENMDSASVGKTDLGSLGMLTPGSSGKIKTVSPGTVALGSSGRADPTCFEATDPAFTGNAEIVSSAKEDPQFLGKVDPAASGKQDLVSMKMTKTMSAGQVDPVFSGKMDPTSLENMDTMSSGKVGPVSLGKVDPVSSGKPDPLSPGKTELMLVGKTETASSGKENPVSSRKVDPISVGDTKTSSGKVNPESSGKTAPVSSGPVGPPSSVKAEAVTGEKADPLSLEKSDPVVSVKVGSTASEKADTPALGKVDPVSKEKAEIVSAGDMDSTSAGKVAPAALGKAVPASMGEAEAVPEGKVDPLPPEKGNPVNSTKVDPRALGKAELKSEGKAETKPPAQEGTVSTSPGKAEAKSLQNEKPLTLEKGGPVSSGKASPTASEKVEPVALGKTDSAPPIKAEPPSSGKGTHLTLGKAEASSSRQADGKLCGSVPSPADGGGHVEPAPLPSSEASSLGQKDPTVVKPERSPGLEAAAPPPGPRTRDNFTKAPSWEASAPPPPPPPPPREDAGTQAGAQACVSVAVSPMSPQDGAGGPAFSFQGAPRAPSPAPVPPSRRDAGLQVSLGAAETRSVATGPMTPQAAAPPAFPEVRVRPGSALAAAVAPPEASEPVRDVSWDEKGMTWEVYGASMEVEVLGMAIQKHLERQIEEHGRQGAPAPPPAARPGSGPGRAGSVRAAPPEGGAKRPPGLFRALLQSVRRPRCCSRAGPTAE